AGGCGCTACAGCAAAAAAGGGTGCAGGCGCGCCGTCAGCAAGACGACGCCCTCACCCTTTTCTTGTTCTTCGGCTGGCCGCTCGATCAAACGCGCGGCAAACCGACTACGCTCAATGCAGGCCGGCGGCGTAATCGGCGACGGCCTTGATCTCGTCGTCCGAGAGCCGGTGCGCGATGGTGCGCATCGGATCGTTATTGTTACGCGTACCCTGCTGGAAGGCATTGAGCTGTGCAACGATATATTCCGACCACTGGCCCGAGAGGCGCGGATACTGGATCGGAATACCCTGGCCCGTGGGCCCGTGGCAGGCCGCACAGGCCGGCACGCCCTTGTCCGCGATACCGCCACGCCAGATCGACTGGCCGAACGGCACAGTCTTCGCGTCGCGCGCGTAGCCGGGTTTGGGTGTCTGGGAGGCGAACCAGGCGGCCACGTTGATCATATCCTGGTCTGACAGCGCCGCAGCGAAGCCCGCCATGATGGGGTTCGCGCGCGCCGCTGGCTTGCCGCCGGGCTGCGGTTTGAAGTCCTTGAGTTGCTTGACGAGATAGTCGGCGTGCTGGCCGGCAAGCTTGGGATAGGCGCCGCCGGTGCTGTTGCCGTCGGCCGCGTGACAGGCCGCGCACACCTGCGCGGCAATGGCTTGTCCCCGGGCGATGTCGGGCTTGGCCGGCGTTCCCTGATCCGCCGCGCTTGCCTGCCCCGCCATCATGAATAAACCAGCTGTAAGACCCGACGCTATCGCACTCTCGAACACCTTCAAGCACTTGCCCAGTCGATTCATTCGCGCACCTTGTTTCGTCTTGTGGGAATCAGGTTCTGCAATGGACGACAGCGACCGATCTACCTCGAAAGGCCCGCGCTGGCCTCACTGGTATTCAGTAAACCATCGCATTGTACAATAGCGCGCAAGGCAGCACGGCGCCAGTCGGGCCTGCCCCCGATATCCCAGATTTCATCCCGGGCGCTTCCGGGCCCGGCGGGCCACCCGCCGCGTTGTTTCATATTGTGGTCCTATTCCGATGGCCTTCCTGCTGC
The Paraburkholderia acidiphila genome window above contains:
- a CDS encoding c-type cytochrome, whose protein sequence is MNRLGKCLKVFESAIASGLTAGLFMMAGQASAADQGTPAKPDIARGQAIAAQVCAACHAADGNSTGGAYPKLAGQHADYLVKQLKDFKPQPGGKPAARANPIMAGFAAALSDQDMINVAAWFASQTPKPGYARDAKTVPFGQSIWRGGIADKGVPACAACHGPTGQGIPIQYPRLSGQWSEYIVAQLNAFQQGTRNNNDPMRTIAHRLSDDEIKAVADYAAGLH